The Coffea arabica cultivar ET-39 chromosome 2c, Coffea Arabica ET-39 HiFi, whole genome shotgun sequence genome includes the window ttgtttataatgcaaataaataatttttttggccGTACAGAAAGTTTAATACGAGACTACGAGTAGATGCTGCTTTTGGGATCAATACTCGTGCCAAAAATTTGGTTGAAGCCTCGAGAGTGGATCCCCCGTTTCCCCGTTTCTGTGCTCCAGCCTCTCACCCGTTGAGGGCCAGCACTTTTCTCTTACTGGCATACCCAAGCCGAAAAATCAAGCAGGGCAAAACCAGAAGAAGGAGGAGGCAAGTTGAGGAAGAGTTAAAGAAAGAAAGTAAAGAGGAGGGATGTTGTTTCAGGTAGGAGGACAAGGGACTCGTCCCACCTTCTTCGAAATGGCCGCTGCCCAACAGCTCCCGTCTAGTCTTCGTGCTGCTCTCACTTACTCTCTCGGTGTAAGCTACTCAAAGTTCAAACTCCATTTGGGTTCTTcaattttcatcaaaattcttgtttttttgtcttcttttttgttttaattcagTAACTgggcttgttttgttttgtaggtattGGCTTTAAGAAGACCCTTTATTCACAAAATCCTGGACTATGAGGATGAATTCTTCGCTTTGCTAATGCTTGTCTTGGAAACCCACAGCTTGAGAACAACCGATGCTTCTTTTGCCGAGTCTCTTTATGGGTTGAGAAGAAGAGCGGTTAATATTAAAGTAAAAACAAAGGATAATATTCACAGCAAGAAGAAGATTTTGCCATTGGATTCCCCTGCTGACGCAATTCATCATAATGGCTTAGAGAAACGCCAGAAAATCCTCTCTGTTGTAGTTTTGGTAATTGTTTCGTTTTCTTTTGGCACTCCTTAAATTCAGTTACTTCATGTTTTGCATAATGGAGAAGAATTTTGTCTATGTGACGATtcataatttttgaaataagccctttttttttatcgGTTGTTCTCATTACTCTCGATTGGTCGTTTTTTAATGCTGGATATGTTTCTGTTGTCAAAGATCCTTCCTTTTTGACACTCAAGCAAGCTTCtggcttttttttatttttagtagaGTTTGTTTACTGTGTTCTGAGTTAGATAAACGTTGTGTAGGTTGTGTTGCCGTATTTTAGGTCCAAATTGCAGTATGTATACAATAGAGAAAGGGAAGCTACACTTCAAGCGAGCTTATGGGGTGAGGGTGAGGAAAGATTTGGCAACATAGACTACTTTGATGGAAGTGGAAATTCCTCAGCTTCTGGGAGCAGTTCTGGTGAAGAAGCATCTACCACGAGAAGATGCGTCATGAAGAGAATACAGAAGATTATAGCTGCTTGCTACCCGTGGATACACGCTGGAAGTGAAGGTTAATGCTAGTCTCATTTATGTGTAGTTTGGGTGTTGAAAATTCACTGGCTTTTCCTCCTTATTCTAGATTTGCTTAAGCTTCACTTGGATTTAATGCTGTCGCCTTCTTCATGTTCTATCTGTGTGCTTATGCCAATCTATGTCTTGCTCTTTCCAA containing:
- the LOC113725563 gene encoding peroxisome biogenesis protein 12-like, translating into MLFQVGGQGTRPTFFEMAAAQQLPSSLRAALTYSLGVLALRRPFIHKILDYEDEFFALLMLVLETHSLRTTDASFAESLYGLRRRAVNIKVKTKDNIHSKKKILPLDSPADAIHHNGLEKRQKILSVVVLVVLPYFRSKLQYVYNREREATLQASLWGEGEERFGNIDYFDGSGNSSASGSSSGEEASTTRRCVMKRIQKIIAACYPWIHAGSEGLSFAYQLLYLLDATGFYSLGLHVLGIHVCRATGQELMDTSSRISKIRSRERERLRGPPWLKAVQGALLSSMYAVLDYAQTGLIAAVFFFKMMEWWYQSAEERMSAPTVYPPPPPPPPPKVAKEGIPLPPDRTLCPLCSQKRVNPSAVAVSGFVFCYSCIFKYVSQYKRCPVTLMPATVEQIRRLFHDT